TCTACCGGGACATCACCGAGCAGAAGCGGACGGAAGCGGCTCTGCGGGAGAGCGAAGACAAATTCAAGTACTTTTTCGACCATTCGGTCACGGGCAAATCGATCACCCTCCCGACCGGCGAAATCCAGGTCAACGCCGCTCTCTGCGCCATGCTGGGCTACACGGCGGACGAGCTGCGGGACCTCAAGTGGAGCGACATCACCCACCCCGACGACATCGCCCTGACGCAGGAGTTCGTCGACTCCCTTCTCGCCCGCGAGAGGGAGTCGGCCCGCTTCCGCAAGCGGTATCTCCACAAGAGCGGCGCCAGCGTCTGGACCGACATCAGCACCTCGATCCGCCGCGATCCGGAAGGCCGGCCCCTCTACTTCATCAGCACCATCAGCAATATCACGGACCAGGTCCGTGCGGAGGAGGAGGTCCGACGCTCCCTGCAGGAAAAGGAGACGCTCCTGCGGGAGGTCTACCACCGCACCAAGAACGACATGAACGTCATCGGGGCCATGCTATCCCTGCAGGCCCGGGCCAAGGGCGACGAGACGACGGCCGGCATCTTCCGGGAGGTCGAGGCCAAGATCCGGGTCATGGCCTTGGTCCATCAAAAACTCTATGAATCAAAAGACCTGTCCCGCATCGACCTGCGGGACTATATCTCCGAGCTGACCGCGCAGCTGGTCGCCAGCCATCGAGACCCGGGAACGGCTCTGCAGGCGAGCCTGGATCTAGCGTCGATCCAGGTTCCGATCGACATCGCCATCCCCTGCGGGATGATCCTCAACGAGCTGTTCTCGAACGCCGTCAAGCACGCCTTCCCCGGGACTAGGACTGGGCAGGTGAGAATACGGCTGGCCCGTACCGACCGGGATGAGATCGAGCTGGACTTCGCCGA
This genomic stretch from Candidatus Aminicenantes bacterium harbors:
- a CDS encoding PAS domain S-box protein; protein product: MKGKRTIPGKAAQGTKARASSQGRFVAAVTRHDLTTVKRGEQAFRESQARYQALFENIREAVAVYEAVDGGKNFIIRDFNPAAEAIEKMPKEALLGRRVTEAFPGIEAFGILDVFRRVWATGSIESFPARVYKDARDPGTWRENWVYKLPSGEIVAVYRDITEQKRTEAALRESEDKFKYFFDHSVTGKSITLPTGEIQVNAALCAMLGYTADELRDLKWSDITHPDDIALTQEFVDSLLARERESARFRKRYLHKSGASVWTDISTSIRRDPEGRPLYFISTISNITDQVRAEEEVRRSLQEKETLLREVYHRTKNDMNVIGAMLSLQARAKGDETTAGIFREVEAKIRVMALVHQKLYESKDLSRIDLRDYISELTAQLVASHRDPGTALQASLDLASIQVPIDIAIPCGMILNELFSNAVKHAFPGTRTGQVRIRLARTDRDEIELDFADDGVGVPADFDFRTQRSLGLQTIFMLAEHQLQGSIRFESPEGGGLACWIRIPEKPDTAKGRL